One stretch of Flavobacterium sp. 9 DNA includes these proteins:
- the rplC gene encoding 50S ribosomal protein L3 produces MSGLIGKKIGMTSIFDENGKNIPCTVIEAGPCVVTQVRTKGVDGYEALQLGFDDKNEKHSTKAALGHFKKAGTVAKKKVVEFQDFATEQKLGDLIDVSIFAEGEFVDVQGVSKGKGFQGVVKRHGFGGVGQATHGQHNRLRAPGSVGASSYPSRVFKGMRMAGRMGGDNVKVQNLRVLKVVAEKNLLVIKGCVPGHKNSYVIIQK; encoded by the coding sequence ATGTCTGGGTTAATTGGTAAAAAAATCGGCATGACTAGTATTTTCGACGAAAATGGGAAAAACATTCCTTGTACAGTAATCGAAGCTGGGCCGTGTGTTGTTACCCAAGTCAGAACCAAAGGTGTTGACGGGTACGAAGCGTTGCAACTTGGTTTCGATGACAAAAACGAGAAACATTCCACTAAAGCGGCTTTAGGTCACTTTAAAAAAGCTGGAACTGTTGCTAAGAAAAAAGTCGTTGAATTTCAAGATTTTGCAACTGAACAAAAATTAGGAGATCTTATTGATGTTTCTATTTTTGCTGAAGGAGAATTTGTAGATGTACAAGGTGTATCTAAAGGTAAAGGTTTTCAAGGGGTTGTTAAACGTCACGGATTTGGTGGTGTTGGACAAGCAACTCACGGTCAACACAACCGTTTAAGAGCGCCGGGTTCTGTGGGAGCTTCTTCATATCCATCTAGAGTATTCAAAGGAATGCGTATGGCTGGAAGAATGGGAGGAGACAATGTAAAAGTTCAAAACCTTAGAGTTTTAAAAGTAGTTGCTGAAAAGAATCTACTTGTTATTAAAGGATGTGTTCCTGGACATAAAAACTCTTATGTAATCATTCAGAAGTAA
- the rpsJ gene encoding 30S ribosomal protein S10 → MSQKIRIKLKSYDHMLVDKSAEKIVKTVKTTGAVVTGPIPLPTHKKLFTVLRSPHVNKKAREQFEVMSYKRLIDIYSSSSKTIDALMKLELPSGVEVEIKV, encoded by the coding sequence ATGAGTCAAAAAATCAGAATAAAACTAAAATCTTACGATCACATGTTGGTAGACAAGTCTGCTGAAAAGATCGTAAAAACAGTAAAAACTACTGGAGCAGTTGTAACAGGTCCAATTCCGTTGCCAACTCACAAAAAACTTTTCACTGTATTACGTTCTCCGCACGTTAACAAAAAAGCGAGAGAGCAATTTGAAGTAATGTCATACAAGAGATTGATTGATATTTATTCATCTTCATCTAAAACTATTGATGCTTTAATGAAACTTGAATTGCCAAGTGGGGTTGAAGTAGAGATCAAAGTATAA
- the rplB gene encoding 50S ribosomal protein L2, which produces MSVRKLKPITPGQRFRVVNGYDAITTDKPERSLIAPIKNSGGRNSQGKMTMRYTGGGHKQRYRIIDFKRTKDGIPATVKSIEYDPNRTAFIALLAYADGEKTYVIAQNGLKVGQKLVSGPESQPEIGNTLPLSRIPLGTVISCIELRPGQGAVIARSAGTFAQLMARDGKYATIKMPSGETRLILLTCSATIGAVSNSDHQLVVSGKAGRTRWLGRRPRTRPVAMNPVDHPMGGGEGRSSGGHPRSRNGIPAKGYRTRSKKNPSNKYIVERRKK; this is translated from the coding sequence ATGTCAGTAAGAAAATTAAAACCTATTACCCCAGGTCAGCGATTTAGAGTTGTGAATGGTTATGACGCCATTACAACTGATAAGCCGGAACGCTCTTTGATAGCGCCGATAAAAAACTCTGGAGGTAGAAATAGTCAAGGAAAGATGACCATGCGTTATACGGGTGGTGGTCACAAGCAGAGATATCGTATTATTGATTTCAAAAGAACTAAAGACGGAATTCCGGCTACTGTGAAATCAATCGAATACGATCCAAATCGTACTGCATTTATCGCTTTATTAGCTTATGCTGATGGAGAGAAAACTTATGTAATTGCTCAAAACGGATTGAAAGTTGGTCAGAAATTAGTTTCTGGTCCAGAATCTCAACCTGAAATTGGTAATACATTGCCTTTAAGCAGAATTCCTTTGGGAACTGTAATCTCTTGTATTGAGTTACGTCCAGGTCAAGGTGCGGTAATCGCTCGTTCGGCTGGTACATTTGCTCAATTAATGGCAAGAGATGGAAAATACGCTACAATTAAAATGCCATCTGGTGAAACAAGATTGATCTTGTTAACTTGTTCGGCTACAATTGGAGCTGTTTCTAATTCAGACCACCAATTAGTTGTATCAGGAAAAGCTGGTAGAACAAGATGGTTAGGAAGAAGACCTAGAACAAGACCTGTTGCAATGAACCCTGTTGATCACCCAATGGGTGGTGGAGAAGGACGTTCTTCTGGTGGACATCCACGTTCAAGAAATGGAATACCAGCAAAAGGTTATAGAACTCGTTCTAAGAAAAACCCGAGTAACAAGTATATCGTAGAACGTAGAAAGAAATAA
- the rplD gene encoding 50S ribosomal protein L4 → MEVKVLDFNGKDTGRKVQLSDSVFAIEPNNHAVYLDVKQYLANQRQGTHKAKERAEVTGSTRKIKKQKGTGTARAGSIKNPLFKGGGTVFGPRPRSYSFKLNKSLKRLARKSAFSIKAKESNIIVLEDFNFETPNTKNFINVLKALGLDNKKSLFVLGESNKNVYLSSRNLKASNVVTSSELSTYAILNTNNLVLLEGSLELIEENLSK, encoded by the coding sequence ATGGAAGTAAAAGTATTAGATTTCAACGGAAAAGATACTGGAAGAAAAGTTCAACTTTCTGATTCAGTATTCGCAATTGAACCAAACAATCACGCTGTATACCTTGATGTAAAGCAATATCTTGCTAATCAAAGACAAGGGACTCACAAAGCTAAAGAAAGAGCTGAAGTGACAGGAAGTACACGTAAGATTAAAAAACAAAAAGGAACAGGTACTGCTCGTGCGGGAAGTATTAAAAATCCATTGTTTAAAGGTGGTGGAACAGTTTTTGGACCAAGACCAAGAAGTTATTCATTCAAATTGAATAAAAGCTTGAAAAGATTGGCGAGAAAATCAGCTTTCTCAATCAAAGCAAAAGAGTCAAATATTATCGTTCTTGAGGACTTTAATTTTGAAACTCCAAACACTAAAAATTTCATTAACGTTTTGAAAGCTTTAGGGTTAGATAATAAAAAATCTCTATTTGTGTTGGGCGAGTCAAATAAAAATGTATATTTGTCGTCACGCAATTTAAAGGCTTCAAATGTCGTAACTAGCTCAGAATTAAGCACTTACGCTATTTTAAACACTAATAATTTAGTGCTTTTAGAAGGCTCTTTGGAGTTAATTGAAGAAAATTTAAGTAAATAG
- the rplW gene encoding 50S ribosomal protein L23, with protein MSIIIRPIVTEKVTKESEVLNRFGFVVDKKANKVQIKKAIEAAYGVTIVSVNTMNVRPDRTTKYTKSGLISGKTNAIKKAIVQVQEGETIDFYNNI; from the coding sequence ATGAGCATCATAATTAGACCTATAGTAACAGAAAAAGTAACCAAAGAAAGTGAAGTTTTAAACCGCTTCGGATTCGTTGTTGACAAAAAAGCAAACAAAGTTCAAATTAAGAAAGCTATTGAAGCTGCTTATGGAGTAACTATCGTTTCAGTTAACACGATGAACGTAAGACCGGATAGAACTACAAAATACACTAAAAGTGGTTTGATCAGTGGAAAGACAAATGCAATTAAGAAAGCGATTGTTCAAGTACAAGAAGGAGAAACAATTGATTTTTACAACAATATCTAA
- the fusA gene encoding elongation factor G: MARDLKYTRNIGIAAHIDAGKTTTTERILFYTGKSHKIGEVHDGAATMDWMAQEQERGITITSAATTCEWNFPTEQGKLLPESLPYHFNIIDTPGHVDFTVEVNRSLRVLDGLVFLFSAVDGVEPQSETNWRLADQYRVPRMGFVNKMDRQGSNFLAVCQQVRDMLKSNAVAITLPIGEENDFKGVVDLVKNQAIIWHDATQGATFDIVEIPADMVAEVKEYRSILIEAVADYDENLLEKFMEDESSITEEEINNALRAATMDMAIIPMIAGSSFKNKGVQFMLDAVCKYLPSPMDKEGIEGIHPDDAELLEEDQTKILRKPDVKEPFAALAFKIATDPFVGRLAFFRAYSGRLDAGSYVLNTRSGNKERISRIYQMHANKQNPIEFIEAGDIGAAVGFKDIKTGDTLCDEKHPIILESMKFPAPVIGIAIEPKTKADVDKMGMALAKLAEEDPTFTVRTDEASGQTIISGMGELHLDILVDRMKREFKVEVNQGEPQVEYKEAFTRTATHRETYKKQSGGRGKFGDIVFTLEPADEVDGKVPVGLQFINAVKGGNVPKEYIPSVEKGFREAMKTGPLAGYQVDSLKVTLTDGSFHPVDSDALSFELAARMGYREVAKAAGAIILEPIMKMEVITPEENMGDIVGDINRRRGQVNDMGDRNGAKTIKADVPLSEMFGYVTTLRTLSSGRATSTMEFSHYAETPSNISEAVIKKAKGNA; the protein is encoded by the coding sequence ATGGCTAGAGATTTAAAATATACAAGAAATATCGGAATTGCTGCTCACATTGATGCTGGTAAAACAACAACAACTGAGCGTATCCTTTTTTATACTGGAAAGTCACACAAAATTGGTGAAGTACACGATGGTGCTGCAACAATGGACTGGATGGCTCAAGAGCAAGAAAGAGGTATTACAATTACTTCAGCTGCAACAACTTGTGAGTGGAATTTTCCAACTGAACAAGGTAAACTTTTGCCTGAATCATTGCCTTACCACTTCAATATCATTGATACTCCTGGACACGTTGACTTTACTGTAGAGGTAAACCGTTCTTTACGTGTACTTGATGGTTTGGTTTTCTTGTTTAGTGCTGTTGATGGTGTTGAGCCTCAATCAGAAACTAACTGGAGACTTGCAGATCAGTACAGAGTTCCTCGTATGGGATTCGTAAATAAAATGGACCGTCAAGGATCTAACTTTTTGGCAGTTTGTCAACAAGTTCGTGATATGTTAAAATCAAATGCTGTTGCAATCACTTTGCCAATTGGTGAAGAAAATGATTTCAAAGGTGTTGTAGATTTAGTAAAAAACCAAGCTATCATTTGGCATGATGCAACTCAAGGGGCGACTTTTGATATTGTTGAAATTCCTGCTGATATGGTTGCAGAGGTTAAAGAATACAGATCTATTCTTATTGAAGCAGTTGCTGATTACGATGAAAACTTATTAGAGAAATTCATGGAAGATGAAAGCTCTATTACAGAAGAGGAAATCAACAACGCTTTAAGAGCTGCTACTATGGATATGGCTATCATCCCGATGATTGCTGGTTCTTCTTTCAAAAATAAAGGAGTTCAATTCATGTTAGATGCAGTTTGTAAGTATTTACCTTCTCCAATGGATAAGGAAGGTATTGAAGGAATTCATCCTGATGATGCTGAATTATTAGAAGAAGATCAAACTAAAATCTTACGTAAACCAGACGTAAAAGAGCCGTTCGCTGCTTTGGCATTTAAAATTGCTACTGACCCATTCGTAGGTCGTTTAGCTTTCTTCCGTGCTTACTCTGGTCGTTTAGATGCTGGTTCTTATGTTTTGAACACACGTTCAGGAAATAAAGAAAGAATTTCTCGTATCTACCAAATGCACGCTAACAAACAAAATCCAATTGAATTTATTGAAGCTGGAGATATTGGAGCTGCTGTTGGATTTAAAGATATTAAAACTGGAGATACATTGTGTGATGAAAAACACCCAATTATTCTTGAGTCTATGAAATTCCCTGCGCCGGTAATCGGTATTGCAATTGAGCCTAAAACTAAAGCTGACGTTGATAAAATGGGTATGGCTTTGGCTAAATTAGCTGAAGAAGATCCAACATTTACTGTTAGAACAGATGAGGCTTCAGGGCAAACTATTATCTCAGGTATGGGTGAGCTTCACTTAGATATCTTGGTAGATCGTATGAAACGTGAATTTAAAGTTGAAGTCAACCAAGGTGAGCCTCAAGTTGAATATAAAGAAGCGTTTACAAGAACTGCTACACACAGAGAGACTTATAAGAAACAATCAGGAGGTCGTGGTAAATTCGGTGATATCGTATTTACACTTGAGCCAGCTGACGAAGTTGATGGTAAAGTTCCTGTAGGATTACAGTTTATTAATGCAGTAAAAGGTGGTAACGTTCCTAAGGAATATATTCCATCTGTAGAAAAAGGTTTCCGTGAAGCTATGAAAACTGGTCCTTTGGCTGGTTATCAAGTGGATAGTTTGAAAGTAACTTTGACAGACGGATCTTTCCACCCTGTCGATTCTGATGCTCTTTCTTTTGAATTAGCTGCAAGAATGGGTTATAGAGAAGTAGCAAAAGCTGCTGGAGCAATTATTCTTGAGCCAATCATGAAAATGGAAGTTATTACTCCTGAAGAAAACATGGGAGATATCGTAGGTGATATCAACCGTCGTAGAGGTCAGGTTAATGACATGGGTGACAGAAACGGTGCTAAAACTATTAAAGCTGATGTGCCTTTGTCAGAGATGTTTGGATATGTAACAACATTAAGAACATTATCTTCTGGTAGAGCTACTTCAACAATGGAGTTTTCTCACTATGCAGAAACACCTTCTAATATTTCAGAAGCTGTAATTAAAAAAGCAAAAGGTAACGCTTAA
- the rpsG gene encoding 30S ribosomal protein S7: protein MRKRAAKKRPLLPDPRFNDQLVTRFVNNLMWDGKKSTAFKVFYDAIDIIESKKQDSEKSSLEIWKDALTNVMPHVEVRSRRVGGATFQIPMQIRPDRKISMAMKWLILYSRRRNEKSMAQRLASECLAAAKEEGAAVKKRMDTHKMAEANKAFSHFRF, encoded by the coding sequence ATGAGAAAAAGAGCGGCAAAGAAAAGACCACTTTTACCAGATCCAAGGTTTAACGACCAACTGGTAACACGTTTTGTGAACAACTTAATGTGGGACGGTAAGAAATCTACAGCTTTCAAAGTATTTTATGATGCTATTGACATCATTGAGTCTAAAAAGCAAGATTCAGAAAAATCTTCATTAGAAATTTGGAAAGATGCTTTAACAAACGTTATGCCTCACGTAGAAGTACGTAGCCGTAGAGTTGGTGGAGCTACATTTCAAATTCCAATGCAAATTAGACCAGACAGAAAAATTTCTATGGCAATGAAGTGGTTAATACTTTATTCTAGAAGAAGAAATGAAAAATCTATGGCACAACGTTTAGCGTCAGAATGTTTAGCTGCTGCTAAAGAAGAAGGTGCTGCGGTTAAGAAAAGAATGGATACTCACAAGATGGCAGAAGCTAATAAAGCTTTCTCTCACTTTAGATTTTAA
- the rpsL gene encoding 30S ribosomal protein S12, giving the protein MPTIQQLVRTGRTQITKKSKSVALDSCPQRRGVCTRVYTTTPKKPNSAMRKVARVRLTNGNEVNAYIPGEGHNLQEHSIVLVRGGRVKDLPGVRYHIVRGALDTSGVAGRTQRRSKYGAKRPKEAKK; this is encoded by the coding sequence ATGCCAACAATTCAACAATTAGTAAGAACAGGAAGAACTCAGATCACTAAGAAGAGTAAATCGGTTGCTTTAGATTCTTGTCCTCAAAGAAGAGGGGTTTGTACGCGTGTTTACACTACTACACCAAAAAAACCAAACTCTGCAATGCGTAAAGTTGCGCGTGTACGTTTGACAAATGGTAATGAAGTGAATGCTTACATCCCTGGAGAAGGACACAATCTACAAGAGCACTCGATAGTATTAGTGCGAGGTGGAAGGGTAAAAGATTTACCAGGTGTTAGATATCATATCGTTCGTGGAGCGCTTGACACGTCAGGAGTTGCAGGAAGAACGCAAAGAAGATCTAAGTACGGTGCTAAACGCCCAAAAGAAGCAAAAAAGTAA